The window AGGGAGTGAAGCGTGCTGCGCACGTGCTTTGTGGCGTGCAGCGTTTTGGCGATGTGTGATTGCATGTTGGCTTTCGTTTTCACTTCCTTTTTCTAGGAGTCGTCTCATGCCTGCCAAGTCGAAGAATCCGTTGCGGTCGATTGAGATGCGGGTGTCGCAGCGCGACCGGCAGATTTATCAAGCGGTGGTCATCGAGCAGCGGTTGCAGTCGGCGGTGGCGACCGAGCATGGCATCAAGCAGCCGCGCGTGAGTGCGATCGTCAGGCGGGTGCGGAAGTGGCGAGCGCTTCCCGCGCCGCCGGGCATGGAGCAGTTTTCGCGCGAGGAGCAGTTGCGGGTGGCGGCACGCGATCATCGCGATCGGCTGGTTTTTTGGCATCAGCAGGCCGTGGTCGCGTGGCAGTCGTCGAAGCAGACGAAGCACAAAGTGAAGGTGCGAAAGGTGAAGGGCGAGGAGGTCGAGGAGCGGACGGTGGAGGTGCGCGATGGCGATGATCGGCTGTTCAAGGTTGGGCTGCTCGCCGCGGACAAGATCGTGCAATTCGAGGGCTTTGATCTGCGCGGCAATGTCGATGTGTCGAACAACGGGCGTGTGCCGGAGCCGCCGAAGATGGTCGACGAAGAGCTTTATCGCGGCGTGAAACGAAAGGTGATGAGCGGCGACTTCGACACGCTTGGCGATGAAGGCGTGCCCGGCATGTGGCAGCAAGAAGCCGAGAAACGAAATGCCGAAGTGATCGCGGCGGCGGCAGTGGCGGAGGAGACGCTGGCGGAAGAGATACCAGCGAACGCGCCGCTGCTGGCGTGCGTGACGGCTGTGGTGGAGCAGAAGAGTTCGAACCAGAAGCCGACAGTCGTCGAGGATGAAAAGCTGAAGAGTTCCTCCGCAGAATGCAATAAAGTGTTATGCAAGAACGAAAGAAAAACGTCGCAAGACAATCAGCAACCAGCGGTTACATCGAAAATAAAAACAGATCACCTGTTATATAACGCTCCGCCGGCCGAGGGGGCTCGCCAGCGGCCACCGACCCCGGTCAGCGCGCTGGTTCGGGGTTACTGCGTGCCGGTGCAGCATGTACCGGACGACGAACCGCCCGGCACCGGCGAATTCCGCTGGGCGAATCGGCCTCGTGGATCGTGACCGTGTTCATTGTCGTCGAATACTCCGTATTCGATGGTGGCGGTCGCAGGCAGTGGGCCGCTGGAATAAGCGTCAGCGAGGAATACAGAGTAGGCGAGGGTAGCCGTTGTGAGCCGATGTCAGATTTTTTGAGGCATCTTCCCTTGCTTCAGTCCCCATAATCTCAGCGGCGAGGGGTGTTTCCTTCGCTGGGTTCGGCGTTCTGTCGCTGGCCCGAAATGAAAACGGCGAGAGTGAACGTTGACGCGTTCACCCCCGCCTGAACATCACTTGCGTATGGAGCAAGCAATGTCTGTCGTCGATTCTATGGGGCGAAGCTGCGCACCTGCAACGTCGTCTGAGTGGCTATCAATCGGGGAACTCAGCAGGAGATTCAAAGTGCATGTGAACACGGCGAGGAACGCGGCCAACGCGGGCAGGCTGCGAAGTTACCGGCTGAACGCGGCCAGCTTCGACGGCAAATCGCATCGCCGTTTCAAACTCGAAGACGTTCACGAATGGCTTGGCCTGACGGCTGTAGAGCAAGGGAGTTGTTCAGGCAACGATTCAAAGCCAACGGTGGTTCTCTGCGCCCGGGTGTCGAGCAGTGGCCAGAAAGAGGACTTGGCTAGGCAGGTTCAACGGTTAGAGGCGTACGCGAATGAACGATGGGGCGAGGACGGTTGCACCGTTCATAAGTACGTACGTATAGCATCAGGGCTGAATTACAACGCTCCTGGTCTGCTCTCGTTGGTTAACGACATTCTGAACGGCAAGCTGAACAACGCGTTCCTGGTCATCACTCACCGCGACCGGCTGATTAGGTTCGGGTTCAACCTGCTCAAGGCAATCTGCGAGACGAAGGGAATCCAGATTGTTCAAATCGAATCGGAAGAACCTAAGAGCCTGATAGATGAGCTGGTTGCCGACATTCTCTCGCTGAGCCAAGTGGCGAACATGAGCATCTACGGCCAACGCGGCAACAAAAACCGGGCGAGGTTTAGCGAAGTTCCTCAGGCCACATTCGACTTAATCTGTAACCTGAGAGCCAAGGGCGTGAGCGTGCGCGGCATTCACCGGCAACTTGAACAAGCCAAGGCCAACGTGTGTTCAGACGGCAAGACGTTCAGCATTCAGGTGGTGCGGCGAATTGCAAAAAGTGTGAACACCAACTCTCTTGCTAAACCGCAACGCGGGGCCGGGAGCTTCGACACATTCTTACGGGCCAAGCTCAGAGCAGGCGGGCCAGGTTCAAAGGTGAAGCGGTCCCGCATTCTCAAAGCGTACGCCGACTACTGCGAAGCGAATGGCGAACGACGCGTAAGCCGGAAGCTATGCCTGGAAAAACTGAGTGAGCATGTTCGAAAACTAAATGTCTCGGTGACGGAAAACGGCGATTCGGTCCTGTACACAGGACTCAACCTCATCCCGCACAGCGTCACAACGGCTTAACTGGTCATGTGAGCCGATGTTAGGTTCTCTCTCGCAGCGATGGCTCAGCCACGCTGAAAATCGTTTCGAAGCCGTCCGCAGTGCAGGGGCACGGTTCGGCTGAGTGAGGCAAAAACGGGGAGCTTGTCGCGGCCAATCTACCCGGTTGACCGTTCGCTTCACCAGTCAGTGAAAACAACATGAGGTCATTCTGCATACTGCGGGATACCTTTTTTGTTGACTGCTGGCAATCTGTTGACCGCTACGGCGAATAGCTTCTAATCCGATGAAAGGGGTCAGTAAATGAGCGAAGGTGATGGTGGAATCAATGACTTGGCGGGTGTTGGCGAAGTGCTCAATTCTGAAGTGGCCAATAAGGCGTACGACGATGGGCTATCCAACGCGATGAAATCGACGGGCGAGGGGCTAACCGATGTAGTCGATGGGCTGCGGTTATTCCTACTGCCGTTCAATTTGCTATCGATTGCTCGCGTGAGAATTCTTCGCTTTATGGGCATCGTGCGAAACGATGTTCCACCAGAGCGGCAAATCGAAGCAGCCCCAGAAATTGCCGGGCCGGTACTGGAAAAACTACGTTACCAGCGCGACGATGACCCGCTAACCGAGCTTTACTTGAATCTACTCAAGCGAGCGATTGACAAGGAGCGGCGCGACGAAGCGCATCCAGCATTTGCAAGTATCATCGCTCAGCTTAGCGCCGATGAAGCATTATTTCTCTATCGCGTATGGAAAATTGCGAAAGACCTGAGGCACTCCCGCTTGCCGTTATTTTTTCAGGCGAACTACCAGGGGACCGGACCATTCGGAAAGAACTTCGACTTGTACCTTACTCACCTGCGAGGGCTTACGTTACTTGAGCAGCCAGAGGTCAAGCTGCAACATCGCCAGCAAATTTACAGCGGCGGAATCGAGGATAGTGATTTTACCGGCATTCGCGTCGAACAAAAAATCAATCGCAATGAAATCAAGTTGACTCCACTTGGCAGGCTGTTCTGTCAAGCGGTTTTACCTGACCAATTCCAGGGTGAAGAGGTCACCGAATCTTCGCCCGACTAACAGGGAACCTTCCGAAATTTCGCAAATTGCGTCCCCAACTCATCCGGCATCAATACCCCGTTCGGTTTGGCGTCATTGGCAAAATGCCGAATTAATTTCACCAGCAGCGTGCCAAGTTCCTTGCTCTGGTAGAGAACTGTGTTGCTGTCCTGAAGCTTGATTTCAAACACGAACTCGCCAACCTGTTCATCGGTCAAAGGCTGTCGATGCGGGCCGATGCCAAGCAAGTGCTTGACCAAGAATGTCAAACTGTCTGCATTCGCCCCTTCCCAAATGAGGAGTGAGTGGTCACGAACCTGGGTAGAAAGTTGCTCGCCAGCTCTTGCTGCGTCAAACAGCGAAAACGAGTTACTCGGCCGATGCAGAGAGAGCGTGTGTGGCGGCAAAGGTTTGACGTCGCAATTCGTGACCACCAAATGAAAGCCTATTCCGCTGCCATTGGCGAACCATGAGATTTGAAAGCCAAGGTCGTAGTACGGCGACTTCCGCAGGCCAAGCCGTTTTATCTCGTTCTCGATTGCCGTAGTTGCTGGGCCAAGCGCCGATTGCCAGTTGCCAGAGTCTGGCTTCTTGTACGCCGCTGGCGTTATTCCCGCCAAGTCGCTCGGCATTTTCGCATTCGCATCTCGGTCGATAACGATGTAAACACGTTCGCGGCCAAGTTTGCCCATGAACAAGCCTAGTTCCAGAACCACGTTATCGCGCGGTGACTTTTTCTCTTCACCCCGGCTGATGGTTAGGTCATCGGGAGTGAGGCAGAGAACTGCAAAATCGAACGCATCGACTTTGTTGACAAGCGTTTCCAGAGTTCCTTCGCTCAGTCCGAATAGGCCCTGCGACCAGATATGCGACTCGCAAGCGTACTCCAAGTTGGCCTGAATCGCCTTCGCCGCATTCAGACCTTCGGATGATGAACCAATGAAAACATAGGGCTGCTTGGGCATAGACTTGCGTTCCTTTGACGTTGTGAAACCCCTCATTCTAGCGTAGAGCGAGCGTGAGTTGGCGAGGGCTATTTTCGAACCTTGACAGGCTGAAAAACTGTGGTTCAATCGTACACACAGCAAAGGAGAACGCACCGTGAAATACCTAATTTGCATCCTGCTTCTGGTGATTGGAGCAGCGCTTTTGGGGGTTGGCTATTCCAACTACTCTGCTCTGGTTGCGCGCGAGAACTCGTGGAACGCGAATCAAGCCAAATTCGATGAAACGAATTGGCAGCTGGCTCAAGCAATGGGAACGGAGTCCGGATGGAAGTCCGGGCCGAAAAAGGAGTTCGACAAAAATACGGCTGTTGTGACCCTTGGCATCGGGGGAATCGCTTGCCTTATGGGATTGCTCGCGCTAGCCATTCCCGGCAGCAAAGCAGGCAACGCATGAAGGAGCCATCGCGGTTTCAACTCACCATTTGTACCACCTTTCTCGCTTGCGCCGCTCCTTTCATATTTTGGGGGATTGTCGCGGGAGTCATAGCCGGTTGCTCGCAAGGCAGGCCGCAAGCTAAATCTATCGAGTTCAAACTCCAGAAAGAGATGCGGCAGTTATCAAATAACTGGGGCGGAGTTCACGCTGTAGCAGCTGACGACGGCAAACTGCTCAGCATCCGGATAATGTATTCCCTGCCTAACGGTTACAAGTATTGCTTTCATGGCTCCCCGTATTGGGTTCCGCCAATGGTATCTGTTTACAATGCGACCAGTGACGCGGCGCTTTCCGAAGGCAGCTATGACACTCAAACTCAACTGATAGGTGGCTACTACTTCCATCCCGACGGAAAGGTAACGGAAGACGACTTTCATAAGAATCCGCCAATGTACGATTCAAAGAAGCTCAAAGAACTGCAAGCTGCGGCTGGTCAGTTGAATGCTGTTCTTGCAAAACTAATTGGCAAGTAGAGAGATGCAACTATGGCGATGACAACCTGCAAAGACTGCAAACGCGACATTAGTAGCCAGGCAATGAAATGTCCGCACTGTGGAGCTTCGACAGGCTACGCGCTCTTTGTGCTAGTGCTATTGATGGTCATTCTTGGTGGTGCTGCAATCATGATAGTTGTCGGCAACAATATGCGGTGACGTTTTAGCTGAGACAAGGTATAATTATAATAGCAAGCGATTGGACTGGTTGTCCCGTGCGGCTTGGCTTGTTCACTGATGAATGAGCGTTAAATATAGAACTGACGAATGGGTTATGCGTTACCGTTGCTTTGCCCGAACCAAAAAAAGTTTAACACGGGTGGGAAGATTGGCAGTTGAGTTTGTCGATGGTCCTACAGAAGAAAGTTCAGCCTATAGATTAAATGCTCAGTCCTGATTCCCGGCAATAGCGGGGAATGAGCTTAGAGAGTGTGCAAAACACTCGACAAGGGGGAGCCTCACAAACTCCGATGTTTACCCATCGCCAAAAAACCTGCACTGATTAACGCTATCAACAGGTACTTGGAGCGGAGCAATCCGAAAGGCGAAAGAGAGTAAACAGGCTATCTGGTTCAACATGACTAGATTCGGCAAGTAATCAGACTGAAAGCAAATAATCACCTTCCTTGAGTCTCCTATACTCCAAGGGTAAAGCGGTGGTGCAGATATATCCCCCGTGCTGTATTCATCAGGCAGCACAAAAACCACGCTTAGCCCGCTCGGAGCAATCTGACGGGCTTTGTCGTTTTCAGAGGCAGTTAAAGCAAGGAAGATTCATCATTCGGCTTACTCGCCATCTACTCAATCCGTATACGGCAACTGAACAACTCACAGTAAGCACATCAGGCTAAGCCATATCTGATAAAGTGATGGGCTGAGTGATGCGGGACTTAACAACTGAGCATTCTCTCTTGCTATACATTGCTTCGTTGTTTTCGCATTGACTATCTGACGGAATGCGATATTCGCCGCTTCGACTAGACGGGCGGCAATCTACGGATAACGTATTGCTGTCGGTGAATCCCCGAATTGAAACAGGCGAGCTAAAGCCAGGCTTGGCGAGTGGTGACGTTCTTCATACGTTGTAATCGCGTAACCGGCTGCGATTAAAGTGAAATCGGGGAATTGGCATATTTCCCGAAATGAAATGCTTTTTAATCCGAATTGTATTCTCGCAGCAATCTGGCGACGAGCAACCACTTAGCCAGCCATAGCGAGTGAACAGGCCGAGTAAATATCGGAAGTTGCTTATTAAGCCTAGATGAGGTGTTTTCCAGCGACAATCTAAGCCGCTAAACGTGGTTCGTTTTTACGTTCCACCGCACTCGGCTTTTGATTCGGTGAAGATGAAAGAGAAGTGGTGTATATGAATACAGAGCGAATTAGCTCTTTGACATAGCTCCGCGAATTGGCAATTACTTAACCAGCTTTGCTGATTCGCAACTTAGCTTGCCCTGCCCGCTGCCATAGGTGGGTGGGGCAGGCGAGTTTTAAGAATTTTCGGAATCAACACAATGAAAACAAGCAGGGAAATATTTCCAAGTCGTTCACAACTGCGTATTACACGAACGCAGATTATGAATGAGCTATACGACAGAAGAGCGGGCTATACGCTCAGCTTTTTCGCAGCACTTTTTGGAATTACAAAGCGTTCCGCCGTGGCAATGTGGCGAGACGTGAAAGAACAACGAGAGGCAAGCACCAATGGCGAGAATAACAGCGGCGGAAGTAATAGCTAATTGCACAGTGGCGCGCAATAGAGACGTTTTAACGGGTCCGAAAGAAAGCAATCAGGCAGCAACTGCAAGAGCGATGCTTAAACGCGGGCATTCAGAGCAAGAAGTAATCGCATTCCTGTTCAATCTGCCAAGCCAAGTGGAAATTGACGGGCTCAGAGCGAAGGAGCTGGCATCGAGCCCGCCAAACGCAGCTTGCAGCCGGGCAAACGCCAGCGAAGGCGAGCTGTTGCAGCTAAAGCGGAACTCCGTCCTGAAGTGGCTCAGAACGATAGCCAGCAAGAGGGACACCTAATGAACGCAATCGCGAAATTTATCGGGGCGTTCGCGCCGCGAATGGAAATTCTGGACTATCGTGACGGTGGCAGTGACGAACCGACGCTGTTCTCTTGCTTATTCGACGGAACAGCCGTAGTTCTGTTGGCCGACGTTCCGCAATCGAAACACGATTCAATTGAAATCCGAATGTTCGGAATTGCCCCGAAGATGCAACGGCAGGGGCTCGGTCGCAGGCTCTTGAACGAGATAACTGCATGGGCGGATACAGAGCGGGTTGTGCTGAATTGCGAAGCGAAGCTAATCGACTTGGCGGCGTTCGACTTTACGCTGGCTGCGTACAACAAGCTGCTTTTGGAAGACGGAATGATTGGCAAACCGTTTGGCAACACCTTGAACGACTTTGATTGGAGCAACGTGCTGATTGAAAACCACGGCTTTGAACGTGGCAGAGGCTTGGAATTGAAAAGAGTTCCGCGCAAGAGCAATGAATAGAGAATTTTACGAAGCGCTTGAGCAAGTGCTAACCGATGACGAATTGGCGGAAGCAGGAAAGAAGCAGCCGGAGATTAGCGATTGCGAACTTAACAAGCGATTGGATTACTGCAAGCGATACGAAGAGCACCTTAACCGCCGTGCTGCTGGAATCACCGAGCCATTCGACGACCGAGAGGCAAAGAAGAACACTTCCGCCGCATTCATTCAGTCACTCATCGATTCCAACTAAGCGAAGGGCAATCTCTCGCCGCGTTAGCTTTGCTTAGGGGCCACGTTACTACAAGAGCGTGGCTTTTTTCATTCGCTCAATCGGCTCAGCGGACTTGCTTAGCTGCGACTATCTGTTATTCGTGCGGGTCTGATTTTTGAAATTCGGCTTGTTCCATGTCTCAAGGTGGTTTCGCAGAATGCGTGCCTTGGAGTCCCGGCGAACGGCATTAAAAAAACACCCCCGGCAATTCCCGCGTAAAATCACTGTTCATCAAGAGTTGGCAGCGAAATTCCAGCAAGTTCGGCGAGGGGGAGTCGGCGGTTGTGTTGTTCCTCGATTGCGATTCCTCGATACGACTCCATTTTCACGATCGCGCGCCAAAGCCGGAATTTCGCGGAGCTCATTCCTTGGGGAGGTGCTGTTTGGCGTTAAGCCATCGAATACGGAGTATTCGACGACAATTGTCGCCGGCGCCGATTTGACTCAGCACTCAGGAGATGGTTTCATAGACTCATGTATCCATGCCAACGAATCCGTTCGACGTGTCATTCTCGCCGCGACTTCTTGCAGCAAGCCGGGACCGGCTTTGGTGCGCTCGCGCTTACCGCGCTACTGAATAGTGGCGAGCTCGGCAACGCTCGCGCAGCTGAGCAGCAACCAGATAAGAGCCCCTTCGCGCCCAAGGCGACGCACTTTCCTGCCAAGGCGAAGAGTGTGATTTATCTGTACATGGACGGTGGGCCGAGCCAGGTCGATACGTTCGACCCCAAGCCGCGGCTGACCGCCGAGAACGGCAAACCGTTCGGTCTGAAGATGGAG is drawn from Anatilimnocola floriformis and contains these coding sequences:
- a CDS encoding IS607 family transposase; its protein translation is MGRSCAPATSSEWLSIGELSRRFKVHVNTARNAANAGRLRSYRLNAASFDGKSHRRFKLEDVHEWLGLTAVEQGSCSGNDSKPTVVLCARVSSSGQKEDLARQVQRLEAYANERWGEDGCTVHKYVRIASGLNYNAPGLLSLVNDILNGKLNNAFLVITHRDRLIRFGFNLLKAICETKGIQIVQIESEEPKSLIDELVADILSLSQVANMSIYGQRGNKNRARFSEVPQATFDLICNLRAKGVSVRGIHRQLEQAKANVCSDGKTFSIQVVRRIAKSVNTNSLAKPQRGAGSFDTFLRAKLRAGGPGSKVKRSRILKAYADYCEANGERRVSRKLCLEKLSEHVRKLNVSVTENGDSVLYTGLNLIPHSVTTA
- a CDS encoding Abi-alpha family protein, producing MSEGDGGINDLAGVGEVLNSEVANKAYDDGLSNAMKSTGEGLTDVVDGLRLFLLPFNLLSIARVRILRFMGIVRNDVPPERQIEAAPEIAGPVLEKLRYQRDDDPLTELYLNLLKRAIDKERRDEAHPAFASIIAQLSADEALFLYRVWKIAKDLRHSRLPLFFQANYQGTGPFGKNFDLYLTHLRGLTLLEQPEVKLQHRQQIYSGGIEDSDFTGIRVEQKINRNEIKLTPLGRLFCQAVLPDQFQGEEVTESSPD
- a CDS encoding TIR domain-containing protein; translation: MRSPLLCVRLNHSFSACQGSKIALANSRSLYARMRGFTTSKERKSMPKQPYVFIGSSSEGLNAAKAIQANLEYACESHIWSQGLFGLSEGTLETLVNKVDAFDFAVLCLTPDDLTISRGEEKKSPRDNVVLELGLFMGKLGRERVYIVIDRDANAKMPSDLAGITPAAYKKPDSGNWQSALGPATTAIENEIKRLGLRKSPYYDLGFQISWFANGSGIGFHLVVTNCDVKPLPPHTLSLHRPSNSFSLFDAARAGEQLSTQVRDHSLLIWEGANADSLTFLVKHLLGIGPHRQPLTDEQVGEFVFEIKLQDSNTVLYQSKELGTLLVKLIRHFANDAKPNGVLMPDELGTQFAKFRKVPC
- a CDS encoding GNAT family N-acetyltransferase — translated: MNAIAKFIGAFAPRMEILDYRDGGSDEPTLFSCLFDGTAVVLLADVPQSKHDSIEIRMFGIAPKMQRQGLGRRLLNEITAWADTERVVLNCEAKLIDLAAFDFTLAAYNKLLLEDGMIGKPFGNTLNDFDWSNVLIENHGFERGRGLELKRVPRKSNE